From one Amycolatopsis sp. FDAARGOS 1241 genomic stretch:
- a CDS encoding NAD(P)/FAD-dependent oxidoreductase → MSGTVVIVGASVGGVRTAQALRAEGHAGRIVLIGAEPHPPYDKPPLSKQFLSGAWEHPRLALLSEEEAAAAAIELRLGVAATGLDPAAREVELADGTRVAYDTLVVATGAEARPSPWPAPGVHVLRSLVDGAGLRAALAEDGPVVVVGGGFIGAEVAATAHAAGRAVTIVDPLPAPIARVLGDEVGRLVGEVHRRHGVETRFGTAVRDVTGRAGAFEVTLTDGTVLPAGTVVVGIGAVPAVGWLTGSGLELADGLVCDEYCRATGHPEIFGVGDVARWFHGGHGEHVRVEHWTNAVEQAACVARTITHPAAPVAYRPTEYVWSDQYDWKIQIAGRPQRADGFELAGDPAADPPRFAALYRSSGALSAVVTVNWPKLLVNARRLIAAGTPYEEGLSVLDKLITPVGAA, encoded by the coding sequence GCGGCACCGTCGTGATCGTCGGCGCGTCGGTCGGCGGCGTGCGCACGGCGCAGGCGCTGCGGGCGGAAGGGCATGCGGGCCGCATCGTCCTCATCGGAGCCGAGCCGCACCCACCGTACGACAAACCGCCGCTGTCCAAGCAGTTCCTCTCCGGCGCGTGGGAGCACCCGCGGCTCGCGCTGCTGAGCGAGGAGGAGGCGGCCGCCGCCGCGATCGAGCTGCGGCTCGGCGTGGCGGCCACCGGGCTCGACCCGGCCGCCCGCGAGGTCGAGCTGGCCGACGGCACTCGGGTCGCGTACGACACCCTCGTCGTCGCCACCGGTGCCGAGGCGAGACCGTCGCCGTGGCCCGCCCCCGGGGTGCACGTGCTGCGGTCCCTTGTGGACGGTGCGGGGCTGCGTGCGGCGCTCGCCGAGGATGGCCCGGTCGTGGTCGTCGGCGGTGGGTTCATCGGCGCGGAGGTCGCGGCCACGGCACACGCCGCCGGCCGGGCGGTGACGATCGTCGACCCGCTGCCGGCCCCGATCGCACGGGTGCTCGGCGACGAGGTGGGCCGGCTGGTCGGTGAGGTGCACCGCCGCCACGGCGTCGAAACGCGCTTCGGGACCGCGGTGCGGGACGTCACCGGCCGGGCCGGCGCGTTCGAGGTGACCCTCACCGACGGGACGGTGCTGCCGGCCGGCACGGTGGTCGTCGGCATCGGCGCGGTCCCGGCCGTCGGCTGGCTGACCGGTTCCGGCCTGGAGCTGGCCGACGGGCTCGTGTGTGACGAGTACTGCCGCGCCACCGGGCACCCGGAGATCTTCGGGGTCGGCGACGTCGCGCGCTGGTTCCACGGCGGCCACGGGGAGCACGTGCGCGTCGAGCACTGGACGAACGCGGTCGAGCAGGCCGCCTGTGTGGCCCGCACCATCACCCACCCCGCGGCGCCGGTGGCGTACCGGCCGACCGAATACGTGTGGAGCGACCAGTACGACTGGAAGATCCAGATCGCCGGACGGCCGCAGCGGGCCGACGGGTTCGAGCTGGCCGGCGACCCGGCGGCCGACCCGCCGCGGTTCGCCGCGCTCTACCGCAGCAGCGGCGCGCTTTCGGCCGTGGTCACCGTGAACTGGCCG